From the genome of Streptomyces sp. NBC_00659, one region includes:
- a CDS encoding N-acetylglucosamine kinase has translation MTSTETGAGTAAGSGPAGLVLAIDAGNSKTDVAVVAPDGTVTGTARGGGFRPPAVGVETAVDAVADAVRRAFAEAGVTSVRHVSACLANADLPVEEEQLAAALHARAWGAGVEVRNDTFAVLRAGIAEPRGVAVVCGAGINCVGMRPDGRTARFPAIGRISGDWGGGWGLAEEALWHAARAEDGRGGDTALARTLPAHFGLDSMHALIAALHLEHIPNARRHELTPVLFATAADGDPVARGLVDRLADEVAAMATVALTRLGLLAEETPVLLGGSILAARHPLLDDRVHEILAVRAPKAVPRVVTAPPVLGAALLGLDHVRATGEIHARVRAFYERG, from the coding sequence ATGACGTCGACGGAGACCGGTGCCGGGACGGCCGCCGGGTCCGGACCCGCGGGCCTCGTGCTGGCCATCGACGCGGGGAACAGCAAGACCGACGTCGCCGTGGTGGCACCGGACGGCACGGTGACGGGCACCGCGCGCGGGGGTGGGTTCCGGCCCCCGGCGGTCGGCGTCGAGACGGCGGTGGACGCGGTCGCCGACGCCGTGCGGCGGGCGTTCGCCGAGGCGGGCGTCACCTCCGTCCGCCATGTCTCCGCCTGCCTCGCCAACGCCGATCTGCCGGTGGAGGAGGAGCAGTTGGCGGCCGCGCTGCACGCGCGCGCGTGGGGCGCCGGGGTGGAGGTGCGCAACGACACCTTCGCGGTCCTGCGGGCCGGGATCGCCGAACCGCGCGGTGTCGCCGTGGTCTGCGGGGCCGGCATCAACTGTGTCGGCATGCGGCCCGACGGCCGCACCGCCCGCTTCCCCGCCATCGGCCGCATCTCCGGCGACTGGGGCGGCGGCTGGGGCCTGGCGGAGGAGGCCCTGTGGCACGCGGCACGGGCCGAGGACGGCCGCGGCGGGGACACCGCCCTGGCCCGCACCCTGCCCGCGCACTTCGGCCTGGACTCCATGCACGCGCTCATCGCGGCGCTGCACCTGGAGCACATCCCGAACGCGCGGCGCCACGAGCTGACCCCGGTCCTGTTCGCCACGGCCGCGGACGGCGACCCGGTGGCCCGCGGACTCGTCGACCGGCTCGCGGACGAGGTGGCCGCGATGGCGACCGTGGCCCTGACACGCCTCGGACTGCTCGCCGAGGAGACCCCGGTCCTCCTCGGCGGCAGCATCCTCGCCGCCCGCCATCCCCTGCTCGACGACCGCGTCCACGAGATCCTGGCCGTCCGCGCGCCCAAGGCGGTCCCCCGGGTGGTCACCGCCCCGCCGGTCCTGGGCGCGGCACTCCTTGGCCTGGACCACGTACGGGCCACGGGCGAGATCCACGCGCGCGTACGGGCGTTCTACGAACGGGGCTGA
- a CDS encoding glutamate ABC transporter substrate-binding protein — protein sequence MIARRLRASLKGWGGVGAMALACATALVFALLLPDSALGDGGTGVGGQGVARGTQAKAPECTDPQNLSPAPSSADGPTIDAIKNRKDRRLIVGVDQNSYHWGYRDPNNPEAGSNLEGFDIDLVHAIAKNILGDPDAVQFRAIPTSQRIPAIQGGKVDMVVRTMTITCKRLDQVAFSAPYFKTGQQVLAPVSSDVTGYDKSLAGKRICSASGSTANERLTADRAHGGLVSSAVVSPPVPNQLDCLVRLQLGEADAVVTDGALAASQAAQDPSVELKGGTFTTEFYGVAMKKGSDDDLVRRVNQVLADYRKDGWRQSYDKWLAPTLGPDSPSENPPVAQYRQAT from the coding sequence ATGATCGCACGACGTCTGAGGGCGAGCCTGAAGGGCTGGGGCGGCGTGGGCGCGATGGCGCTCGCCTGTGCGACAGCCCTGGTCTTCGCTCTGCTGCTGCCCGACTCCGCGCTCGGGGACGGCGGCACGGGTGTCGGCGGGCAGGGCGTGGCCCGTGGCACGCAGGCCAAGGCCCCCGAATGCACCGACCCGCAGAACCTGAGCCCGGCCCCGTCGAGCGCGGACGGGCCGACGATCGACGCCATCAAGAACCGCAAGGACCGGCGGCTGATCGTCGGCGTCGACCAGAACAGCTACCACTGGGGCTACCGCGACCCGAACAACCCGGAGGCCGGCAGCAACCTGGAGGGCTTCGACATCGACCTGGTCCACGCGATCGCCAAGAACATCCTGGGCGACCCCGACGCCGTCCAGTTCCGGGCGATTCCGACCAGCCAGCGCATCCCCGCGATCCAGGGCGGCAAGGTCGACATGGTCGTGCGCACCATGACGATCACCTGCAAGCGGCTCGATCAGGTCGCGTTCTCCGCGCCCTACTTCAAGACCGGTCAGCAGGTGCTCGCCCCGGTGAGCTCCGACGTCACCGGGTACGACAAGAGCCTCGCCGGCAAGAGGATCTGCTCGGCCTCGGGGTCCACCGCGAACGAGCGCCTGACGGCGGACCGGGCCCACGGCGGGCTCGTCTCCTCCGCCGTCGTCAGCCCTCCCGTGCCCAACCAGCTCGACTGCCTGGTGCGTCTCCAGCTCGGCGAGGCCGACGCGGTGGTGACGGACGGCGCGCTCGCGGCGAGCCAGGCCGCCCAGGACCCCTCGGTCGAGCTCAAGGGCGGCACCTTCACCACCGAGTTCTACGGCGTGGCGATGAAGAAGGGTTCGGACGACGACCTGGTACGCCGGGTCAACCAGGTCCTCGCCGACTACCGCAAGGACGGCTGGCGGCAGTCGTACGACAAATGGCTCGCCCCGACCCTCGGGCCCGACTCCCCCTCGGAGAACCCGCCCGTTGCCCAGTACAGGCAAGCGACCTGA